From a region of the Corallococcus coralloides DSM 2259 genome:
- a CDS encoding S8 family serine peptidase: MKRWLWLGLGLSGLVASGCGTDPEPIDVLPQACPGTAEVSLPKPGVSPLSTDTAADGVIITYKPKVTASALAASADIASAVEREGGTVMRRIPNMNVVSARLSPEAIAALKLHPDVLSVTPNRRVRALGLPTPPPLASWQGAYTTQGSVGEYTEGLKLIQAPQVWDANNDGVIDPGAPTGEGVKVCVIDSGWDSKHPELKAAFLMGKDFVDKDEDPSDQSESQGVVTVGGGHGTHVAATILAQFGAGSGARVAPGDEPNGVVGVAPGASLLVARVLDTDGGGRTDDVIAAVEWCHAQGARIASLSLGAPDPSETEQTMFEKVWENGNGMLSIAASGNDGKLGIAYPAAYLPSVMAVGAVDMQGEYAPFSQFGQELSVVGPGVNVLSATVLGAAALSSVSASSSPIASSPLTYTAQGTYTGRLVNCGLGADRAACGESATCDGFVAYVDRGDLFFEEKARNVIQAGARAVIIGNNVEDDGEGTFTLGSANSHWVPTVSVSMAAGASLKKMMGQDVTVSITGLDYQRESGTSMATPHVSGVAALVFSARPDLSAAHVRAVLEKTAKDDKATPGKDQKYGYGLVQAAKAVELARSLPQGGGPLPLP, translated from the coding sequence ATGAAGCGTTGGCTTTGGCTTGGGCTCGGGTTGTCCGGACTGGTGGCGAGCGGCTGTGGCACTGACCCTGAACCCATCGACGTCCTGCCCCAGGCGTGTCCTGGCACCGCGGAGGTGTCGCTGCCGAAGCCGGGGGTCTCCCCGCTGAGCACGGACACGGCGGCGGACGGCGTCATCATCACCTACAAGCCGAAGGTGACCGCGAGCGCGCTGGCCGCGTCGGCGGACATCGCGTCGGCCGTGGAGCGCGAGGGCGGCACGGTGATGCGCCGCATCCCGAACATGAACGTGGTGTCCGCCCGGCTGTCGCCGGAGGCCATCGCCGCGCTGAAGCTCCACCCGGACGTGCTCTCCGTGACGCCCAACCGCCGCGTGCGCGCGCTGGGCCTGCCCACGCCTCCGCCGCTGGCGTCGTGGCAGGGCGCGTACACCACGCAGGGGTCGGTGGGCGAGTACACGGAGGGGCTGAAGCTGATCCAGGCCCCGCAGGTGTGGGACGCGAACAACGACGGCGTCATCGACCCCGGCGCTCCCACGGGCGAGGGCGTGAAGGTGTGCGTCATCGACAGCGGCTGGGACAGCAAGCACCCGGAGCTGAAGGCGGCGTTCCTCATGGGCAAGGACTTCGTCGACAAGGACGAAGACCCGTCCGACCAGAGCGAGTCCCAGGGCGTGGTGACGGTGGGCGGCGGCCACGGCACGCACGTGGCCGCGACCATCCTGGCGCAGTTCGGCGCGGGCTCCGGCGCGCGCGTGGCGCCCGGGGATGAGCCGAACGGCGTGGTGGGCGTGGCGCCGGGCGCGTCGCTGCTCGTCGCGCGCGTGCTGGACACGGACGGTGGCGGCCGCACGGACGACGTCATCGCGGCGGTGGAGTGGTGCCATGCGCAGGGGGCGCGCATTGCCTCGCTGTCGCTGGGCGCGCCGGATCCGTCCGAGACCGAGCAGACCATGTTCGAGAAGGTCTGGGAGAACGGCAACGGCATGCTGTCCATCGCGGCCAGCGGCAACGACGGCAAGCTCGGCATCGCGTATCCGGCCGCGTACCTGCCGTCCGTGATGGCGGTGGGCGCGGTGGACATGCAGGGCGAGTACGCGCCCTTCTCGCAGTTCGGCCAGGAGCTGTCCGTGGTGGGGCCGGGCGTGAACGTGCTGAGCGCCACGGTGCTGGGGGCGGCGGCGCTGTCCTCGGTGAGCGCGTCGTCGTCGCCCATCGCCTCGTCGCCGCTCACGTACACCGCGCAGGGCACGTACACGGGCCGGCTGGTCAACTGCGGCCTGGGCGCGGACCGCGCGGCGTGCGGTGAGTCCGCCACCTGCGACGGCTTCGTCGCCTACGTGGACCGCGGCGACCTGTTCTTCGAGGAGAAGGCGCGCAACGTCATCCAGGCCGGCGCCCGCGCGGTCATCATCGGCAACAACGTGGAGGACGACGGGGAGGGCACCTTCACGCTGGGCTCCGCGAACTCGCACTGGGTGCCCACGGTGTCGGTGTCCATGGCGGCCGGCGCGTCCCTCAAGAAGATGATGGGCCAGGATGTGACGGTGTCCATCACCGGCCTGGACTACCAGCGCGAGTCGGGCACCTCCATGGCCACCCCGCACGTGTCGGGCGTCGCCGCGCTGGTGTTCAGCGCCCGGCCGGACCTGAGCGCCGCGCACGTGCGCGCGGTGCTGGAGAAGACGGCGAAGGACGACAAGGCGACGCCGGGCAAGGATCAGAAGTACGGCTACGGCCTGGTGCAGGCGGCCAAGGCCGTGGAGCTGGCGCGCTCGCTGCCCCAGGGCGGCGGTCCGCTCCCGCTGCCGTAA
- a CDS encoding DUF4846 domain-containing protein, which yields MGPFRPLLALATLLTVALPLASCEAAGRAKVATRAPTAEEQKRYPWLPASARVRSLEETFAPPEGYSRVSLEAGSFGAWLRGLPLRPDGSPVRDFQGKTVLAASDSRLAAVGELDVGTANLQQCADSILRLHAEWRWASGQSERIAYRFTSGHLASWPRYAAGERARVSGSKVTWVPGSAAADSSRAAFRNYLNLLFTYAGTLSIQAEGARPTREQLRPGDFFVLGGSPGHTVLVLDVATNAKGERVALLGQGFTPAQDFHVLAGRDGPWFPLDGESVATPFWAPFPMTSLRRLPSP from the coding sequence ATGGGACCCTTCCGCCCCCTGCTGGCACTGGCCACCCTGCTCACCGTCGCGCTGCCCCTGGCGAGCTGTGAAGCGGCCGGTCGGGCGAAGGTCGCGACTCGCGCCCCGACGGCCGAGGAGCAGAAGCGCTACCCGTGGCTGCCGGCCTCCGCCCGGGTGCGCTCGCTGGAGGAGACCTTCGCGCCCCCGGAGGGCTACTCGCGCGTGTCCCTGGAGGCGGGCTCCTTCGGTGCCTGGCTGCGCGGCCTGCCCCTGCGCCCGGACGGCTCCCCTGTGCGCGACTTCCAGGGAAAGACCGTGCTGGCGGCCTCCGACTCCCGGCTGGCGGCGGTGGGGGAGCTGGACGTGGGCACCGCGAACCTCCAGCAGTGCGCGGACTCCATCCTGCGCCTGCACGCGGAGTGGCGCTGGGCGTCCGGTCAGTCGGAGCGCATCGCCTACCGCTTCACCAGCGGCCACCTGGCGTCCTGGCCCCGGTACGCGGCCGGGGAGCGGGCACGCGTCTCCGGCTCGAAGGTGACGTGGGTGCCGGGGAGCGCGGCGGCGGACAGCTCGCGGGCGGCCTTCCGGAACTACCTGAACCTGCTCTTCACCTACGCGGGCACCCTGTCGATCCAGGCGGAGGGCGCGCGTCCCACGCGGGAGCAGCTGCGCCCCGGGGACTTCTTCGTCCTGGGCGGCAGCCCCGGCCACACGGTGCTCGTGCTGGACGTGGCCACCAACGCGAAGGGGGAGCGGGTGGCGCTCCTGGGCCAGGGCTTCACCCCCGCGCAGGACTTCCACGTCCTGGCGGGGAGGGACGGGCCCTGGTTCCCGCTGGATGGGGAGAGCGTGGCGACGCCCTTCTGGGCGCCCTTCCCCATGACGTCCCTGCGCCGGCTGCCCTCGCCCTGA
- a CDS encoding CDP-alcohol phosphatidyltransferase family protein, with protein sequence MHRRASLVLLNTLSLSRLPLAAVFIAVSDLRMRAFLVVLAAATDFLDGWIARHRGLATRLGALIDPVADRAFMVTAFIVCLLDGLIDPVELTLLLLRDIGTAIGFIVARVRPDMRAIELKARMLGKVVTTLQLAVLLCVLLYPPLVRPLVALVALLSLASVVDYTRAVWRQRQHRELPPSRPSSRIPHGPTGAPMGSVRE encoded by the coding sequence ATGCACCGTCGGGCAAGCCTCGTGCTGCTCAATACGCTGTCCCTGTCGCGACTGCCGCTCGCCGCGGTGTTCATCGCGGTGTCGGACCTGCGCATGAGGGCCTTCCTGGTGGTGCTGGCCGCGGCGACGGACTTCCTGGACGGCTGGATTGCCCGGCACCGGGGACTGGCCACGCGCCTGGGCGCGCTCATCGACCCGGTGGCGGACCGCGCCTTCATGGTGACGGCCTTCATCGTGTGTCTGCTGGACGGGCTCATCGACCCCGTGGAGCTGACGCTGCTGCTCCTGCGGGACATCGGCACGGCCATCGGCTTCATCGTCGCCAGGGTGCGGCCGGACATGCGGGCCATCGAGCTCAAGGCGCGGATGCTGGGCAAGGTCGTCACGACGTTGCAGCTCGCGGTGTTGCTGTGCGTCCTGCTCTACCCGCCGCTGGTGCGGCCGCTCGTGGCGCTCGTCGCGCTGCTGTCGCTGGCGTCGGTGGTGGACTACACGCGGGCGGTGTGGCGGCAGCGTCAGCACCGGGAACTGCCGCCGTCCCGGCCGTCCTCGCGCATTCCCCATGGGCCCACGGGTGCGCCCATGGGGTCCGTGCGGGAGTGA
- the glpD gene encoding glycerol-3-phosphate dehydrogenase, with protein MRSESAALRSLPASTEVPAPPSRADRLRALGSESFDLLVIGGGVTGAGAARDAALRGLTVALVEREDFASGTSSRSSRLIHGGLRYLEHGHLGLVFESSIERRRLLHLAPHLVRPLAFVWPVYEGARVPRWKLNAGLMLYDALSLFRNVKAYQRLSLKQVVEAEPGIRSEGLKGGARYYDAATDDARLTLANALGASEAGAVVLNHASVKRLVLEDGKVKGAVVVDHLTGLEHTVRARAVVNATGPWSDEIRRLDSQQERTGPAVRGSKGVHIAVPRSRLNIGDALTLLSPVDGRVMFILPADAFTLIGTTETATRAHPAEVRASEADVAYLLSSANAFFPEANLTREDMVSAWAGIRPLAASGYHGNRDAGSASREHSIDVSPSGVLAISGGKLTTFRVMARDVVNAVERHLSLPHKKPVTHEQPLPGGDILKLDAELAAAKQEVGDAATGEHLVRAYGSRWHAVWALTRESPELAEPLVEGLPYRRAEAAWGVSHEMVQTLADLLIRRLKVAFETRDQGRAAAVRAAEVMAPRLGWDAAETERQLAAYAVDAQRIFGVDPSDA; from the coding sequence GTGCGTTCCGAATCCGCCGCGCTTCGTTCCCTGCCTGCCTCCACGGAGGTTCCTGCCCCGCCCTCGCGCGCCGACCGTCTGCGTGCGCTGGGGAGTGAGTCGTTCGACCTGCTCGTCATCGGCGGCGGGGTGACGGGGGCGGGTGCTGCTCGGGACGCGGCGCTGCGGGGCCTGACGGTGGCCCTGGTGGAGCGCGAGGACTTCGCCAGCGGGACGTCCAGCCGCTCGTCGCGCCTCATCCACGGCGGCCTGCGCTACCTGGAGCATGGCCACCTGGGGCTCGTCTTCGAGTCGAGCATCGAGCGGCGCCGCCTGCTCCACCTGGCGCCCCACCTGGTGCGCCCGCTGGCCTTCGTCTGGCCCGTCTACGAAGGGGCTCGTGTGCCGCGCTGGAAGCTCAACGCGGGCCTGATGCTGTACGACGCCCTGTCCCTGTTCCGGAACGTGAAGGCGTATCAGCGCCTGTCACTCAAGCAGGTGGTGGAGGCCGAGCCCGGCATCCGCTCCGAGGGGCTCAAGGGCGGCGCCCGCTACTACGACGCGGCCACCGATGACGCCCGCCTCACGCTGGCCAACGCGCTGGGCGCGAGCGAGGCCGGCGCGGTGGTGCTCAACCACGCCTCCGTGAAGCGGCTGGTGCTGGAGGACGGCAAGGTGAAGGGCGCGGTGGTGGTGGATCACCTCACCGGCCTGGAGCACACCGTGCGCGCGCGCGCCGTCGTCAACGCGACCGGACCCTGGAGTGATGAGATCCGCCGGCTGGATTCGCAGCAGGAGCGCACGGGGCCCGCGGTGCGCGGCAGCAAGGGCGTGCACATCGCCGTGCCCCGCTCGCGGCTGAACATCGGGGATGCGCTCACGCTCCTGTCGCCCGTGGATGGCCGCGTGATGTTCATCCTGCCCGCGGATGCGTTCACCCTCATCGGCACGACGGAGACCGCCACCCGCGCCCATCCGGCCGAGGTGCGCGCGAGCGAGGCGGACGTGGCCTACCTGCTCTCCTCCGCCAATGCCTTCTTCCCCGAGGCGAACCTCACCCGCGAGGACATGGTCAGCGCCTGGGCCGGCATCCGCCCGCTCGCGGCGAGCGGCTATCACGGCAACCGCGACGCGGGCAGCGCCAGCCGCGAGCACTCCATCGACGTGAGCCCGTCCGGCGTGCTGGCCATCAGCGGCGGCAAGCTCACCACCTTCCGGGTCATGGCCCGCGATGTGGTCAACGCCGTGGAGCGCCACCTGTCCCTCCCGCACAAGAAGCCCGTTACCCACGAGCAGCCCCTGCCGGGCGGCGACATCCTCAAGCTGGACGCGGAGCTCGCGGCGGCGAAGCAGGAGGTGGGGGATGCGGCCACGGGCGAGCACCTGGTGCGCGCCTACGGCAGCCGCTGGCACGCGGTGTGGGCGCTCACGCGCGAGTCGCCCGAGCTGGCCGAGCCGCTCGTGGAGGGCCTGCCCTACCGCCGCGCCGAGGCCGCCTGGGGTGTGTCCCATGAGATGGTCCAGACGCTGGCGGACCTGCTCATCCGCCGCCTCAAGGTCGCGTTCGAGACGCGCGACCAGGGCCGCGCCGCCGCCGTCCGCGCCGCCGAGGTGATGGCGCCGCGCCTGGGCTGGGACGCGGCGGAGACCGAGCGTCAGCTGGCGGCCTATGCCGTGGATGCCCAGCGCATCTTCGGCGTGGATCCTTCCGACGCCTGA